GGAAAACTTAAAACTCAAGAGTCTAAATAATAAGTGTAAATAAAAAGTAAAAATCAGGGATTATAAAATTTTATAACAAAATTTCACCAAAATTATCTTCATAATGTTGAATTTCTTTTAATGGTTGTGGTGAAATTGCAAAACAATAGAGTGGATATAATTGAGTAATCATTTTTATTGTTTCAAGTATAATTTCATCAGAGAATAAAATTTTATCAGGAATATTTTTATTCCTTTCTAAAAGGATAAAATCAATATTTTCTAAAAAATGAAGATGATTTTGTGAATTGAATTTTTTTACTATTAATTGTGAATTATTCTCAAGATCAGAAAGAGAATAGTTGTTATCAATTTTGTATTTGTTGCATATATTAATAATTTCTTTTTTGTACCTTAAAAGATTTTGTCCGAAATAAAGATTATTTCCCTTTTTACGATTAATAAACATTCCCATAGCAAAACTTCGTGAATCAAAGTAAAGATAAAATTCACTGTCAAGTTTAAATCTACCAAAATGAATCAACAAAAAAGTTCTATACGGCTCCCCTTTTGCAAATCGCATATCTTTATTAAGTCGCATTATCGTTTCGTTAAACTTTGGTTCGGAGCGAATAGCAGGATTTAATCTATTTAAGAAAGGAGCAATTTCAGAAATAAAAGATTTAGCAGGTTCAATTAAATATTTTTGATATCGTAATTTATTCTTATGAAACCATTCTATATTATTATTTTTTTCGAGATCTCTGAAAAATTTAAATACTTCTTCACTAAATCCATTAAACTTTGTATTGCTTTTCAATACATTATTCCAAGATTTAATGTTAAATAAAAATGTCCAAAATTTTTTCTAAATCTATCCTTCATATTTTCAACACCTTTGTCAAAAAGGTGAACATAGTAGTATCTGATATTTATACCAGCAAGATTTTTTTTACTAATTCCAAAATTAGCACCAAGTCCTATATATCCCCCAACAGCATAATGCATTTTTGCTTTATTAAATGCCGAGAAAAAATCTGTTGTATATGGTTTTGAAACTACAAAAGTAGGACCAATTCCTGCATTAATATATGGTCGTAAATTATCTGTAAGAATATCATAAAACAATCTATATTGAACACCAAAATTTAATGGTATTAAAAAAACATTATTTACTTTTCCCAGTACAAATGTATTACCATACCAATCAACATATTCAACTTCACGTTCATCTTTTGATTCGGAGATTGAAATATCTGCAAAGCCAGTTATTGTTGGAGTAAAATTCTTTCTAATGAATGCACCTAATCCAAATCCCCCTTCTCCAAACATTAAATCAATTCCCCAGCTATGTTCTGGAAATTTTTCAGGTTCTTTTTCTGGTGCTAATTCTCCTATTCTTTGAGCACTAATTTGCACCGATGTAATTATAGCCAATAAATAAATAAATTTTTTCATATTCTCATCTCTTTCATAAACTTGTTATTAAAATTATATTTTATATATTAAAAATCAATAAAGGAATTTTTAAATGTTTTACAAACTAATAATTCGTCAGGTTCTCAGATGGCAACTAATCTTGAATTAAAAATTAAAATTGATTCGCCAATTCCTTACGAGAGAAAATTAAAAACTAATGGAATTAAACACATTCAAACATTAAAACAAAAAGATATTTATTATAAATACAATGATAGTCTTTTGAAATTACGCATTGAAAAAAACAAATATTATTTAATCAAGTACTTAAGAAATGAAATTGGTAAACGATGGAGTAATTATGAAATACTTGAATTAAAAGGGAAAAATCCAGAAAAATTTTTATCGAATATTTTTTGTATCGAGAATATAATAGAAAAAACAAGGAAATTATATCTTTATAAAAATACAAGAATCCACATAGATAATGTAAAAAATCTGGGCTGGTTTTTAGAATTAGAATCAGTTGTTAATAGTAACAAAAAAGAAGCTTCGAAAGAATTTAAAGAAGTAGTTAATTTTCTTGAAATTGATTTATCGAATCAAATTAGAAAATCATATAAAGAATTATTAAAAAATGATTCTAACAAAATTAAACATTGAAAAAGTTGATATTGATTATCTCATTAATGAAAAAATAACAGATAATACAGTATCTGAGCTTCTACTTATTGTACCGACAAATAGAAAAGTAAGAAATCTCAAGAAAGATATAATTTCATTAATGCCTTCACGTTCTGCTGTAGAATTAAATATAGAAACATTGGGCACTTTTTCATCTAAAATTTTAAATCATATAAAACCTTTTAGACAATTAAGTGAAGCAGCATCTATTGTTTTTATCAAACAATGTTTTACAGAAATAAAACCAAAATATTTTTCTATCTACAAAAATGAAGTTCCTTTCGGTACACTTGATAGAATAAAGAATGTAATTACTGAATATAAACGTCATGGAATAACACCGTCTCATCTACGGGAAGAAGCAGAAAAACTTAATAAGTCAGAAAAATTTAAAACTCTCGATATAGCAGATATATACGAAAAGTATATTAACAAATGTTATACTGTCAATTCATTTGATATAGGTGATGTGTATACAAATCTACTTAACATAAACCAAGAAGTGTTCTGCAAACATTTTTCATCTTTATATCGAGAAGTAAAAATAGTAATCATAACTGGATTTAATGAATTTACAAATCCTGAAATAGAAATAATAAATCGTCTTTCACATTTTAGTAAGATTAAACTTTACATCAACTTAGATTACAATGAAAATAATAAACTTCTTTTTTCTCATCTGGATAAGTGTTATAGAAAGTTTGTCGATTTAGGTTTTAAAAATGTAGAAGATATAAGTGAATCGCACCTGCCTGAATTTAGAATGTTAATTCGGAATGAGTTATTTAAACAATTTCCAGAAGAAAAAAAATACGATTATAGACACAATATTTATAAAATAATTGGATTCGATAGAGAAAATGAAGTAGAACTGATTTCAAAACAAATAAAAAATTTAATACGTACCGAAAATGTAAATCCTGATAAAATTTGTGTTGCATTTAATTTAATACAGAACTATTCATTAATTGTAAGAGATGTTTTTTCAAAAAATGGTATCCCTTTCAATCTTACTGATAGACTCAGACTTGACAATTCAAATCCAGTCAAAGCAATAATCAATTTACTTGAGATAGCAGAAAATGATTATTACTATCAAAATATTTTTCGAGCATTAAACAGTGGATTTATAAATCTAAACAATATCGATTTATTTAATCTGTATAAAATTTCTTCGGAATTAAAAATTGTTTCTGGAAAAGAAAACTGGATTAATATTATTAATGATCATCTCAACAACATAGAAACATATGATGAAAATGATAATAGAAAAGATAAAATTGCAGCATTAACCAAAGCTTTAGAAGATATTAAATTGATTACAACTTTATTAGAACCTTTCGAACAAAAACAAACTATAAATCAATTCAGAGAAAATCTTTTCAATTTAATTATAAAATCAGGATTGCCGCTAAAGTTATTATCGTTAGAATATAATCAGGAAGAAAACATTAGAGGTTTTAATAAATTCATAGAAACAATAAATGAAATTTTCGATTTACTTGAAGAAGAAAAAGGAAAAGATGAAAAATATTCTCTCCACTTTTTTATGGATCAAATTAGAACAGCATGCAGCTGGGCAAGATTTAATATCAAAGAAAAATCCAGTTATGGAGTTCTAATTACAAACTTAGAAGAAATACGTGGACTTAACTTCGATTATTTATTTATTGGTGGATTGTGCGATGGTGATATTCCAACAAGATATAATCCCGAAATTTTTTCAACTGGAAAATTTAGAAAGCAAGCTTTTATTCATCAAACCGAAGAAAGAAATCTTTTTTATCAAGCTCTTAATTGCTGGAATAAAAAATTATTTTTGAGTTATCCACTTACAGATAATGGAAGAGAAACTGTTGCCTCTGCATTTTTAAAAGAGTTTGATAAAATATTTATTACCAGTGAAATAAAAGAAAATGAATTATTTACGAAAATTTATTCACTTGAAGAATTACAAGTATATGCAGGCAAAAATCTCTGGGCATTAAACTTACTTCAAAAAAATTTTAATGTTGATAAAGATCATCTTCAGAAATCAATTGATGTAGAAAAACAAAGAGAAGAAAACATTTTATCCGAATCAATTTATAATGGCTTTTTATTGACAGACGTAGATTATAAGA
This is a stretch of genomic DNA from Rosettibacter firmus. It encodes these proteins:
- a CDS encoding DUF2461 family protein; the protein is MKSNTKFNGFSEEVFKFFRDLEKNNNIEWFHKNKLRYQKYLIEPAKSFISEIAPFLNRLNPAIRSEPKFNETIMRLNKDMRFAKGEPYRTFLLIHFGRFKLDSEFYLYFDSRSFAMGMFINRKKGNNLYFGQNLLRYKKEIINICNKYKIDNNYSLSDLENNSQLIVKKFNSQNHLHFLENIDFILLERNKNIPDKILFSDEIILETIKMITQLYPLYCFAISPQPLKEIQHYEDNFGEILL
- a CDS encoding class IV adenylate cyclase produces the protein MATNLELKIKIDSPIPYERKLKTNGIKHIQTLKQKDIYYKYNDSLLKLRIEKNKYYLIKYLRNEIGKRWSNYEILELKGKNPEKFLSNIFCIENIIEKTRKLYLYKNTRIHIDNVKNLGWFLELESVVNSNKKEASKEFKEVVNFLEIDLSNQIRKSYKELLKNDSNKIKH
- a CDS encoding PD-(D/E)XK nuclease family protein, with amino-acid sequence MILTKLNIEKVDIDYLINEKITDNTVSELLLIVPTNRKVRNLKKDIISLMPSRSAVELNIETLGTFSSKILNHIKPFRQLSEAASIVFIKQCFTEIKPKYFSIYKNEVPFGTLDRIKNVITEYKRHGITPSHLREEAEKLNKSEKFKTLDIADIYEKYINKCYTVNSFDIGDVYTNLLNINQEVFCKHFSSLYREVKIVIITGFNEFTNPEIEIINRLSHFSKIKLYINLDYNENNKLLFSHLDKCYRKFVDLGFKNVEDISESHLPEFRMLIRNELFKQFPEEKKYDYRHNIYKIIGFDRENEVELISKQIKNLIRTENVNPDKICVAFNLIQNYSLIVRDVFSKNGIPFNLTDRLRLDNSNPVKAIINLLEIAENDYYYQNIFRALNSGFINLNNIDLFNLYKISSELKIVSGKENWINIINDHLNNIETYDENDNRKDKIAALTKALEDIKLITTLLEPFEQKQTINQFRENLFNLIIKSGLPLKLLSLEYNQEENIRGFNKFIETINEIFDLLEEEKGKDEKYSLHFFMDQIRTACSWARFNIKEKSSYGVLITNLEEIRGLNFDYLFIGGLCDGDIPTRYNPEIFSTGKFRKQAFIHQTEERNLFYQALNCWNKKLFLSYPLTDNGRETVASAFLKEFDKIFITSEIKENELFTKIYSLEELQVYAGKNLWALNLLQKNFNVDKDHLQKSIDVEKQREENILSESIYNGFLLTDVDYKINIEEILNSFTQKQYSISQLETYALCPFKFFIERVLGIKIIEEPKEEIEAIELGRILHSILFEFYTKIKKVKIDLRNCSNAELENAKELILNIANKKIEQSLFKSPLTFYEKELLTGIDGNLDDSILGKFIEYESSLHDEYEPRFFEVQFGAMNVEEADNELSTLEPIKIDQLKLRGKIDRIELSNNDNSFNIVDYKLSGDKPKTRELKHGISLQLPVYLYAASELLKDKYGYNFTPNEMIIYSLKYSEEEFGKQKISLGRSKEFQSMQELIDNTILHIKNYVTSISKGRFNLSPHDDREKIICRYCQFKPICRIQETL